A window from gamma proteobacterium SS-5 encodes these proteins:
- a CDS encoding trigger factor: MQVSIEAGEGLERRMTVELPSEQLQEAVDKKLQELSGTVRMDGFRPGKVPMRVIRQRFGRSVRQEVMGDLIQSSFFDAAQQQNVSPVAMPRIDELDLDAARYVAVFEVMPEVTLADMSEVSIKRPQVEITDADVDKMVEQLRKQRASWEPVERPAQDGDQLLISFTGYIEDEAFEGGSAEDVPLELGSGRMIEGFEAGLLGASAGDKPSLELKFPEDYRVEHLAGRDARFEVEVKEVREQRLPEINETFIKEFGIESGEMTDFLADIRKSMEFELNKKRKQMIKDQVMNALAEANPIQVPEALVERDAEVLKKQTLQDMARQGQSSALDLPVEIFKDSARRRVVLGLLVGEIVQQNQFKPDAERVQQAIEDYTQGYENPREVIDYYRNNKEARANVESMVVEDMVTDWVLTQVKVEDETQTFDAFMNPEKE, encoded by the coding sequence ATGCAAGTTTCCATTGAAGCAGGTGAAGGCCTGGAACGGCGAATGACGGTTGAACTGCCCAGCGAACAGCTACAGGAGGCGGTGGACAAGAAGTTGCAGGAGCTGTCCGGTACGGTGCGCATGGACGGTTTTCGTCCCGGCAAGGTGCCCATGCGGGTGATTCGCCAGCGTTTTGGCCGTTCGGTGCGCCAGGAGGTGATGGGCGACCTGATCCAATCCAGCTTTTTTGATGCGGCACAGCAGCAAAATGTCTCGCCCGTCGCCATGCCGCGCATCGATGAACTGGACCTGGACGCCGCCCGTTATGTGGCGGTGTTTGAGGTCATGCCCGAGGTGACCCTGGCGGATATGTCCGAGGTCAGCATCAAGCGGCCCCAGGTGGAGATCACCGATGCCGATGTGGATAAGATGGTCGAACAGCTGCGTAAACAGCGCGCCAGCTGGGAGCCGGTAGAACGCCCGGCGCAGGACGGGGATCAGCTGCTTATCAGCTTCACCGGTTATATCGAGGATGAGGCCTTTGAGGGCGGCAGCGCCGAGGACGTACCCCTGGAGCTGGGCTCCGGCAGGATGATCGAGGGCTTTGAGGCAGGCCTGCTGGGTGCCTCGGCAGGGGACAAACCCAGCCTGGAGCTGAAGTTTCCCGAGGACTATCGGGTGGAGCACCTGGCCGGCCGGGATGCCCGCTTTGAGGTGGAGGTCAAGGAGGTGCGTGAGCAGCGGTTGCCAGAGATCAACGAGACCTTTATCAAGGAGTTCGGCATTGAATCAGGTGAGATGACGGACTTTCTCGCCGACATCCGCAAGAGCATGGAGTTCGAGCTGAACAAAAAGCGTAAGCAAATGATCAAGGATCAGGTGATGAACGCCCTGGCCGAGGCCAACCCCATTCAGGTGCCCGAGGCACTGGTGGAGCGGGATGCCGAGGTGCTGAAGAAACAGACCCTGCAAGACATGGCCCGTCAGGGCCAGAGCAGCGCCCTGGACCTGCCGGTCGAGATCTTCAAGGACTCGGCCAGGCGTCGGGTCGTCCTGGGCCTGCTGGTGGGCGAGATCGTCCAGCAAAACCAGTTCAAGCCAGATGCGGAACGGGTCCAGCAGGCCATCGAGGATTACACCCAGGGCTATGAAAACCCCCGGGAGGTGATCGACTACTACCGCAACAACAAGGAGGCGAGGGCCAATGTGGAGAGCATGGTGGTGGAGGATATGGTGACCGATTGGGTCCTGACTCAGGTCAAGGTAGAGGACGAGACCCAGACCTTCGATGCCTTCATGAACCCGGAGAAGGAATAA
- the clpP gene encoding ATP-dependent Clp endopeptidase proteolytic subunit ClpP — protein MPQVQNLGLVPMVVEQTSRGERAYDIYSRLLKERVIFLIGPVEDYMANLVVAQLLFLESENPDKDVHLYINSPGGSVTAGMAIYDTMQFIKPDVSTMCIGQAASMGALLLAGGAKDKRFALPHSRMMIHQPLGGYQGQATDIEIHAREILLLRDKLNRILADHTGQELSVIERDTDRDNFMSAETAQEYGLIDQVISQRASVEKD, from the coding sequence ATGCCGCAGGTACAGAACCTGGGCCTGGTGCCCATGGTGGTGGAGCAGACCTCACGCGGCGAGCGGGCCTATGACATCTACTCACGCCTGCTCAAGGAGCGGGTCATCTTCCTGATTGGTCCGGTAGAGGACTACATGGCCAATCTGGTGGTGGCCCAGCTACTGTTTCTGGAGTCGGAAAACCCGGACAAGGACGTACATCTGTACATCAATTCCCCCGGTGGTTCGGTGACCGCCGGCATGGCCATCTACGACACCATGCAGTTCATCAAGCCCGATGTCTCCACCATGTGCATAGGTCAGGCCGCCAGCATGGGTGCCCTGTTGCTGGCCGGTGGTGCCAAGGACAAGCGTTTTGCCCTGCCGCACTCGCGCATGATGATCCACCAACCCCTGGGCGGCTATCAGGGCCAGGCCACGGACATCGAGATCCATGCCCGCGAGATCCTCCTGCTGCGCGACAAGCTCAACCGCATCCTGGCCGATCACACCGGTCAGGAACTGAGCGTGATCGAGCGGGATACCGACCGGGACAACTTCATGAGCGCCGAAACCGCCCAGGAATACGGCCTGATCGATCAGGTCATCAGCCAGCGGGCCAGCGTGGAGAAGGATTGA
- the rfbB gene encoding dTDP-glucose 4,6-dehydratase — protein sequence MTILVTGGAGFIGANFVLDWLAQSDEPIVNLDKLTYAGNRQNLAGLEGDGRHRFIQGDIGEVAVELLRRHEIRAVVNFAAESHVDRSIHGPEDFIQTNILGSFRLLESVRGYWNELRGTARDQFRFLHVSTDEVYGSLGPGDPPFAEDHAYRPNSPYSASKAASDHLVRAYHHTYGLPVLTTNCSNNYGPFQFPEKLIPLVIHHALQGKDLPIYGDGQQIRDWLYVSDHCSAIRRVLEAGRPGQVYNIGGLNEKANLDIVQLLCDLLDEQRPRADGRPYREQIRFVTDRAGHDRRYAIDARKIETELNWRPAETFDTGIRKTLSWYLQHQDWVANVTSGAYRDWLSQQYQG from the coding sequence ATGACTATCCTGGTTACCGGCGGCGCTGGCTTCATCGGCGCCAATTTCGTCCTCGACTGGCTGGCGCAGAGCGACGAGCCCATCGTCAATCTCGACAAGCTGACCTATGCCGGCAACCGGCAGAACCTGGCGGGGCTGGAGGGCGATGGGCGGCATAGATTCATCCAGGGCGATATCGGTGAGGTCGCGGTGGAGCTGCTGCGCCGGCATGAGATTCGCGCTGTGGTCAACTTTGCCGCCGAATCCCATGTGGATCGCTCCATCCACGGCCCGGAGGACTTCATCCAGACCAACATCCTCGGCAGCTTTCGCCTGCTGGAATCGGTGCGCGGCTACTGGAATGAACTGCGCGGCACGGCGCGGGATCAGTTTCGCTTTCTGCACGTGTCCACCGATGAGGTCTATGGCTCCCTGGGGCCGGGCGATCCCCCCTTTGCCGAAGACCATGCCTATCGGCCCAACAGCCCCTACTCGGCGAGCAAGGCGGCCTCGGATCACCTGGTGCGCGCCTATCACCACACCTACGGCCTGCCGGTGCTGACCACCAATTGCTCCAACAACTACGGGCCCTTTCAGTTTCCGGAAAAGCTCATTCCCCTGGTGATCCACCACGCCCTGCAGGGCAAGGATCTGCCGATTTATGGCGATGGCCAGCAGATTCGCGACTGGCTCTATGTCAGCGACCATTGCAGCGCCATCCGCCGCGTGCTGGAGGCCGGACGGCCGGGGCAGGTCTATAACATCGGCGGGCTCAACGAGAAGGCCAACCTGGACATAGTCCAGCTGCTCTGCGACCTGCTGGACGAGCAACGGCCACGCGCCGATGGCCGCCCCTATCGTGAGCAGATCCGCTTTGTCACCGACCGCGCCGGCCATGACCGCCGCTACGCCATAGACGCACGCAAGATCGAGACCGAGCTGAACTGGCGGCCGGCAGAGACCTTCGATACCGGCATCCGCAAAACCCTGAGCTGGTACCTGCAGCATCAGGACTGGGTGGCTAATGTCACCAGCGGCGCTTATCGGGATTGGCTGAGCCAGCAGTATCAGGGTTAG
- a CDS encoding diguanylate cyclase, producing the protein MNFLHADLKDMSCLITYRMVVPGIYLLAALLAGVSLYLSLGEIDRDIRSIARERGAVLFQLVELTRGWNAAHGGVYVLVNEDNLPNEYLEHPRRDITDQHGRVLTMINPAYMTRQIAELAQKTQGIRLNITSLKPIRPANRPDHWEAETLRLFQHAGLRERMAYFADGGGVFPGPVHRYMAPLMVKQACLECHEKQGYALGDIRGGISVSMPAADLMAIAGERKTQTMLLYFIGFVLISGLGHLVAWRTHHHLALLESVNREQVQTIAARDQELSAAEKERLIADTVFHNAAEAIMVTDRDNRIIRVNPAFSAITGYIPEQVMGRDPHLLKSGRHEPDFFAAMWLQLETQGRWQGEIWNRRGNGEIYIASMSIATIDQASDLGRYVATFTDITRRKEAEEIILRRANFDKLTQLPNRSLFDDRLDSTLASARRHGRSFALLYVDLDWFKGVNDELGHAAGDALLGEVATRMEGCVREADTVGRLGGDEFAVILADLNQAAEAEEIAVRINQALSQPFELAEGQARISASIGIALYPEDGGDEALLKRQADRALYAAKAAGRNGYKMARQLA; encoded by the coding sequence ATGAATTTTCTGCACGCTGATCTGAAGGATATGAGCTGCCTGATCACCTATCGCATGGTGGTCCCTGGCATCTATCTACTGGCGGCCTTGCTGGCCGGTGTCTCCCTGTATCTGAGCCTGGGCGAGATCGATCGGGATATCCGCAGCATTGCCCGCGAGCGCGGTGCCGTGCTGTTTCAGTTGGTTGAGTTGACCCGTGGCTGGAATGCCGCCCACGGTGGTGTCTATGTGCTGGTGAATGAAGACAATCTGCCCAACGAGTATCTTGAACATCCGAGGCGGGATATCACCGATCAGCACGGCCGAGTGCTGACCATGATCAATCCGGCCTATATGACCCGGCAGATCGCCGAGCTGGCGCAAAAGACCCAGGGAATACGCCTGAACATCACCAGCCTGAAGCCGATACGCCCGGCCAATCGGCCCGATCATTGGGAAGCGGAGACCCTCAGGTTGTTTCAGCATGCAGGCCTGCGCGAACGCATGGCCTATTTTGCCGATGGCGGCGGCGTCTTTCCCGGCCCGGTGCATCGCTACATGGCACCCCTGATGGTCAAGCAGGCCTGTCTGGAATGCCATGAAAAACAGGGCTACGCGCTGGGGGATATACGTGGCGGCATCTCCGTGAGCATGCCGGCGGCGGACCTGATGGCCATTGCCGGTGAACGCAAAACTCAGACCATGCTGTTGTATTTTATCGGCTTTGTGCTGATCTCCGGGCTTGGTCATCTGGTCGCCTGGCGCACCCATCACCACCTGGCCCTGTTGGAGTCGGTCAACCGGGAGCAGGTGCAGACCATCGCCGCGCGTGATCAGGAGCTTTCCGCCGCAGAGAAGGAGCGGCTGATTGCCGATACCGTGTTCCATAACGCCGCCGAGGCGATTATGGTGACCGACCGGGATAACCGCATCATCCGTGTCAACCCGGCCTTTAGCGCCATTACCGGCTATATCCCGGAGCAGGTGATGGGGCGGGACCCGCACCTGCTCAAGTCCGGTCGGCATGAGCCGGATTTTTTCGCCGCCATGTGGCTCCAGCTGGAGACCCAGGGGCGCTGGCAGGGGGAGATATGGAACCGCCGCGGCAACGGCGAGATATACATCGCCTCCATGTCGATTGCGACCATTGACCAGGCCTCGGACCTGGGCCGCTATGTGGCCACCTTTACCGACATCACCCGGCGCAAGGAGGCGGAGGAGATCATTCTGCGTCGGGCCAATTTCGACAAGCTCACCCAATTGCCCAATCGCAGCCTGTTTGATGACCGGCTGGACAGCACCCTGGCCTCGGCGCGGCGGCATGGGCGCAGTTTTGCCCTGCTCTATGTCGATCTTGACTGGTTCAAGGGGGTCAACGACGAACTCGGGCACGCCGCCGGGGATGCCCTGCTGGGCGAGGTGGCAACGCGCATGGAGGGCTGCGTGCGTGAGGCGGATACGGTGGGGCGACTGGGCGGAGACGAGTTTGCCGTGATCCTGGCGGACCTAAACCAGGCGGCGGAGGCCGAGGAGATCGCCGTGCGCATCAACCAGGCCCTGTCCCAGCCGTTCGAGCTGGCCGAGGGCCAGGCGCGTATCTCCGCCAGCATCGGCATTGCCCTCTATCCCGAGGACGGTGGCGATGAGGCCCTGCTCAAGCGGCAGGCCGACAGGGCCCTCTACGCCGCCAAGGCGGCCGGTCGTAACGGCTACAAGATGGCCCGGCAACTGGCCTGA
- the rfbC gene encoding dTDP-4-dehydrorhamnose 3,5-epimerase, which translates to MKVIDTAIAEVKIIEPRVFGDERGFFFESFNRRQFEQAIGIEANFVQDNHSRSAQHVLRGLHYQIQQPQGKLVRVVSGQVFDVAVDIRQGSPSFGQWVGVELNAENHRQFWLPPGFAHGFVVLSETADFLYKTTDYYAPEHERCIIWNDPQIGIDWPLPAAPRLSAKDQQGLSLEQAELPSAKRH; encoded by the coding sequence ATGAAGGTGATAGATACCGCCATCGCCGAGGTGAAGATCATCGAGCCGCGGGTGTTCGGTGATGAGCGCGGCTTTTTCTTCGAGAGCTTCAACCGCCGCCAGTTCGAGCAGGCCATAGGTATCGAGGCCAACTTTGTCCAGGACAACCACTCGCGCTCGGCGCAGCATGTGCTGCGTGGCCTGCATTACCAAATCCAACAACCCCAAGGCAAGCTGGTGCGGGTGGTCAGCGGCCAGGTATTCGATGTGGCGGTGGATATTCGCCAGGGCTCGCCCAGCTTCGGCCAGTGGGTTGGGGTGGAGCTGAACGCGGAGAACCATCGCCAGTTCTGGCTGCCGCCGGGCTTCGCCCACGGTTTTGTCGTGCTCTCGGAAACGGCGGATTTTCTCTACAAGACCACCGACTACTATGCCCCCGAGCACGAGCGCTGCATTATCTGGAACGACCCGCAGATCGGTATAGACTGGCCGCTGCCAGCAGCGCCCCGGCTCTCCGCCAAAGACCAGCAGGGCCTGAGCCTGGAGCAGGCGGAGTTGCCTTCGGCTAAACGCCATTAA
- the rfbA gene encoding glucose-1-phosphate thymidylyltransferase RfbA yields the protein MKRKGIILAGGSGTRLYPVTLAVSKQLLPVYDKPMIYYPLSTLMLAGISDILLISTPQDIPRFEQLLGDGRQWGLQIQYAVQPSPDGLAQAFIIGKAFIGADPVALILGDNLFHGHNLQQLLRQAMAQEQGATVFAYPVQDPQRYGVVEFNAAGEALSLEEKPVKPKSHFAVPGLYFYDNSVVAKAEALKPSPRGELEITDINRDYLAAGQLNVVNMGRGMAWLDTGTHESLMQASAFIETIEQRQGLKVACPEEIAYSQGLIDSTQLRELARPLEKNGYGQYLLRLLQEGPIQ from the coding sequence ATGAAACGCAAGGGTATCATCCTCGCCGGTGGCTCCGGCACCCGGCTGTACCCGGTCACCCTGGCGGTGTCCAAACAGCTGCTGCCGGTGTATGACAAGCCGATGATCTACTACCCCCTGAGCACCCTGATGCTGGCAGGGATCAGTGACATCCTGCTCATATCCACACCCCAGGACATTCCGCGCTTCGAGCAACTGCTCGGCGATGGTCGTCAGTGGGGCCTGCAGATTCAATATGCGGTGCAGCCCAGCCCCGATGGTCTGGCCCAGGCCTTTATCATCGGCAAGGCGTTTATCGGCGCCGATCCGGTGGCCCTGATCCTGGGGGATAACCTGTTCCATGGCCACAACTTGCAGCAACTGCTGCGCCAGGCCATGGCTCAGGAGCAGGGCGCTACGGTGTTCGCCTACCCGGTACAGGACCCCCAGCGTTATGGCGTGGTCGAGTTTAACGCCGCCGGCGAGGCCCTGAGCCTGGAGGAAAAGCCGGTCAAGCCCAAGTCCCACTTCGCCGTGCCGGGGCTGTATTTCTACGACAACAGCGTGGTGGCCAAGGCCGAGGCGCTCAAGCCCTCGCCACGGGGCGAGCTGGAGATTACCGATATCAATCGGGACTATCTGGCGGCCGGCCAGCTCAATGTGGTCAACATGGGTCGCGGCATGGCCTGGCTAGACACCGGCACCCACGAGTCGCTGATGCAGGCCTCGGCCTTTATCGAGACCATCGAGCAACGCCAGGGCCTGAAGGTCGCCTGCCCGGAGGAAATCGCCTACAGCCAGGGCCTGATCGACTCGACGCAGCTGCGGGAACTGGCCAGGCCCCTGGAGAAAAACGGCTACGGTCAGTATCTGCTGCGCCTGCTGCAGGAGGGGCCGATTCAATGA
- a CDS encoding RNA-binding protein, which produces MQIIVLNIPPSTSLQELRRFIRRGLFGPLAFWRDDGLISCDIIDIQDTAQGVEESHGLVSLADPDAARRIIQRLDGRRFKGQPVQVREFHNRTPGDQRINQLLADVESPPENRREGLKLKRRIGLQKKKKRPSFFKLYDQRKSAPFTPREDDEG; this is translated from the coding sequence ATGCAGATCATCGTCCTCAATATCCCCCCCAGCACCTCGCTACAGGAGTTACGGCGGTTTATCCGCAGGGGGCTGTTTGGTCCCCTCGCCTTCTGGCGGGACGACGGGCTGATCTCCTGCGATATCATCGACATCCAAGATACAGCGCAAGGCGTGGAGGAATCCCATGGCCTGGTGTCCCTGGCCGACCCGGACGCCGCCCGGCGCATTATCCAGCGGCTTGATGGGCGTCGATTCAAGGGCCAGCCGGTGCAGGTACGCGAGTTCCACAACCGCACGCCGGGCGATCAGCGTATCAACCAACTGCTTGCCGATGTCGAGTCCCCGCCGGAAAATCGCCGTGAGGGCCTCAAGCTGAAACGGCGTATCGGCCTGCAAAAGAAGAAAAAGCGCCCCAGCTTCTTCAAGCTCTACGACCAGCGCAAGAGCGCCCCCTTCACCCCCCGTGAGGACGATGAGGGCTGA
- a CDS encoding hemerythrin family protein, whose translation MKIISWSVQYSVGVDELDRQHQKIIHLINELSDCLGTDSEIATASRVLNEMHSYIMEHFGLEERLLGSARYPQLAAHKEGHNRFINQFSHLCAEVDSQSANAVPHLLAYLNDWWNTHIMQEDMQYKPLLGRQ comes from the coding sequence ATGAAGATCATCAGTTGGTCCGTGCAGTACAGCGTCGGGGTGGATGAGCTGGACCGGCAGCATCAGAAAATCATTCACCTAATCAATGAATTGTCTGACTGCCTGGGGACAGACAGCGAGATCGCCACCGCCTCCAGGGTGCTCAACGAAATGCACAGCTACATCATGGAGCACTTCGGCCTGGAAGAGCGCCTGCTTGGCAGCGCCCGCTACCCGCAGCTGGCCGCGCACAAGGAAGGCCATAACCGCTTCATCAACCAGTTCTCCCACCTCTGCGCCGAGGTGGACAGCCAGAGTGCCAACGCCGTGCCCCACCTGCTGGCCTACCTCAACGACTGGTGGAACACGCACATAATGCAGGAAGACATGCAGTACAAGCCGCTGCTGGGCAGGCAGTAG
- the rfbD gene encoding dTDP-4-dehydrorhamnose reductase, with amino-acid sequence MNILLLGKNGQLGWELQRALAPLGEVVALDQDRADFAQPETLVPLLDQLQPGLIVNAAAHTAVDKAESEPELSQRINADAVAELARWAAQHRVWLIHYSTDYVFDGSAAGWYSEEDASNPLSVYGRTKLAGEQALAASGCHHLTLRTSWVYASRGKNFARTMLQLAASRESLSVVADQWGAPTSAELLADVTALCLYRLRQEGEGAGHLSGLYHLVAAGETNWCDYARFVLQQAQQRGTQLKVGPEQVKAISTAEYPTPAQRPLNSRLATDKLRQAFGLTLPDWRYHAARQIDELLGS; translated from the coding sequence ATGAACATATTACTACTGGGAAAAAACGGCCAGCTAGGCTGGGAGCTGCAACGTGCCCTGGCACCCCTGGGCGAGGTCGTGGCGCTGGATCAGGATCGGGCGGATTTTGCCCAACCCGAGACCCTGGTGCCCCTGCTGGACCAACTCCAGCCGGGGCTGATCGTCAACGCCGCCGCCCACACGGCGGTGGACAAGGCCGAGTCCGAGCCGGAGCTTTCGCAGCGGATCAATGCGGATGCAGTAGCCGAGCTGGCGCGTTGGGCGGCCCAGCACCGGGTCTGGCTGATCCACTATTCCACCGACTATGTGTTCGACGGTAGCGCCGCAGGCTGGTACAGCGAGGAAGACGCCAGCAACCCCCTGTCGGTCTATGGCCGAACCAAGCTGGCCGGAGAGCAGGCGCTGGCCGCCTCCGGCTGTCATCATCTGACCTTGCGCACCAGCTGGGTCTATGCCAGCCGTGGCAAAAACTTCGCCCGCACCATGCTACAGCTGGCGGCCAGCCGGGAAAGTCTGTCCGTGGTGGCAGATCAGTGGGGCGCGCCCACCAGCGCCGAGCTGCTGGCGGATGTCACCGCCCTGTGCCTGTATCGGCTGAGACAGGAGGGCGAGGGGGCAGGGCACCTGTCCGGCCTTTATCATCTGGTGGCCGCAGGCGAGACCAACTGGTGCGACTACGCCCGCTTTGTCCTGCAACAGGCCCAGCAGCGGGGTACCCAGCTCAAGGTCGGCCCCGAGCAGGTCAAGGCGATCAGCACCGCCGAGTACCCCACCCCGGCGCAAAGGCCGCTGAACTCGCGCCTTGCCACGGATAAACTACGCCAAGCCTTCGGCCTGACCCTGCCCGACTGGCGCTACCATGCCGCCCGGCAGATAGATGAGTTGCTCGGTTCGTAA
- a CDS encoding GGDEF domain-containing protein, with product MPLALIIKQLEWLLGASELSSERLTSLLSRRFHSAYFSRYRRILIYQRIRVISALFALLTLAWIPIDWLLLPTQTALGLTGLRLLSAGLFLFLALTDSQQSEPCQFRLTLLFINPLLFYLAALNQLQGLDVAGWGQYLAEVYGLLPFIALAGLCIFPLTLLESLGLGLLPLLATLVSPVLVSDPSQYGFISHGWMLVLILGVTLLATSIQLNFMLSLLHRISYDPLTRVFSRSTGNELIDLYFHLSLDQESPFALAFVDLDRFKSINDDYGHEMGDEALRNAAHALGQQFRRSDMVIRWGGEEFLVIFPNTDMAGVRLVLERLSQNWLGQRPDGAPLTASIGVAERLSDGINDWPQLLELADKRMYQAKQTGRAKVVLNAEQEIRSPQTEGGS from the coding sequence ATGCCCCTTGCCCTCATCATTAAACAGCTGGAATGGCTCCTGGGTGCCTCGGAGCTTTCCTCCGAGCGGCTCACATCCCTGCTCAGCCGCCGTTTTCACAGCGCCTATTTCAGCCGTTATCGGCGCATCCTGATTTACCAGCGCATCCGCGTCATCTCTGCCCTGTTTGCCCTGCTCACCCTGGCCTGGATCCCCATCGACTGGCTCCTGCTGCCGACCCAGACCGCCCTGGGGCTGACCGGTCTGCGCCTGCTCTCGGCGGGGCTGTTCCTGTTTCTCGCCCTGACCGACTCACAACAGAGCGAGCCCTGTCAGTTCCGCCTCACCCTGCTGTTCATCAACCCGCTGCTGTTCTATCTGGCCGCATTGAATCAGTTGCAGGGGCTGGATGTGGCGGGCTGGGGACAGTATCTGGCCGAGGTGTACGGCCTGCTGCCCTTTATCGCCCTGGCCGGTCTGTGCATCTTCCCCCTGACCCTGCTGGAGAGCCTGGGGCTGGGCCTGTTGCCGCTGCTGGCCACCCTGGTCAGCCCCGTCCTGGTCAGCGATCCCAGCCAATATGGCTTCATCTCCCACGGCTGGATGCTGGTCCTGATCCTTGGCGTGACCCTGCTGGCCACCTCGATCCAGCTCAACTTCATGCTCTCCCTGCTGCACCGCATCAGCTACGACCCCCTCACCCGGGTATTCAGCCGCAGCACAGGCAACGAGTTGATCGACCTGTACTTTCATCTCTCCCTGGATCAGGAATCCCCCTTCGCCCTGGCCTTTGTCGATCTGGACCGGTTCAAATCCATCAACGACGACTACGGTCACGAAATGGGCGATGAGGCCCTGCGCAACGCCGCCCACGCCCTGGGCCAGCAGTTTCGCCGCTCGGACATGGTGATCCGCTGGGGTGGCGAGGAGTTTCTGGTGATCTTCCCCAATACCGACATGGCCGGGGTGAGGCTGGTGCTGGAGCGCCTCAGCCAGAACTGGCTGGGCCAGCGCCCCGATGGCGCACCCCTGACCGCCAGTATCGGCGTGGCCGAGCGCCTCAGCGACGGCATCAATGACTGGCCACAGCTGCTGGAACTGGCCGACAAGCGCATGTATCAGGCAAAGCAGACCGGCCGCGCCAAGGTGGTTTTGAATGCAGAGCAGGAGATCCGCTCACCCCAGACCGAGGGAGGCAGCTGA
- a CDS encoding UPF0175 family protein, with the protein MLTLELPVDGLPSAAELPDNFSEEARFLLAAKLFEQGRISSGKAGRLCGMGRVEFLMAASRAGVAVVDLSGDELAREFA; encoded by the coding sequence ATGTTGACCCTGGAACTCCCCGTGGATGGATTGCCTTCAGCAGCAGAACTGCCGGACAACTTTTCCGAAGAGGCCCGTTTTCTGTTGGCAGCGAAGCTTTTTGAGCAGGGCCGTATTTCATCGGGAAAGGCAGGGAGGCTTTGTGGCATGGGACGTGTCGAATTTCTTATGGCGGCTAGCCGAGCCGGTGTGGCAGTTGTCGATTTGAGCGGCGATGAATTAGCTCGGGAATTTGCTTGA
- a CDS encoding DUF2062 domain-containing protein — protein MPKKLIRKYLPDPVTLKGHRIMRVFGRLIHDPNLFHLNRRSVSGSVFVGLLCALLPIFPQMLTSAALAIVLRVNLPISVGLVWITNPFTIPPIFYACYRIGAWLLGEPTRIEGFRMSPEWIESVFGQIWQPLLLGGLVCGLISGALGFILVRLFWRWHVLNDLAQRRARRKLRHQSQPAE, from the coding sequence ATGCCCAAAAAGCTGATCCGCAAATACCTGCCCGACCCCGTTACCCTCAAAGGGCACAGGATCATGCGGGTATTCGGCCGTCTGATCCACGACCCCAACCTGTTTCACCTCAACCGCCGTTCGGTCTCCGGCAGCGTCTTTGTCGGCCTGCTCTGCGCCCTGCTGCCCATCTTCCCGCAGATGCTCACCTCCGCCGCCCTGGCCATAGTGCTGCGCGTCAACCTGCCCATCTCGGTGGGCCTGGTGTGGATCACCAACCCCTTCACCATCCCCCCCATCTTCTATGCCTGCTACCGCATCGGTGCCTGGCTGCTGGGCGAGCCGACCCGGATCGAGGGCTTTCGCATGAGCCCGGAATGGATCGAATCCGTGTTTGGCCAGATCTGGCAGCCCCTGCTGCTGGGCGGCCTGGTCTGCGGCCTGATCAGCGGTGCCCTCGGCTTCATCCTGGTACGCCTGTTCTGGCGCTGGCACGTCCTCAACGACCTGGCCCAGCGCCGTGCCCGGCGCAAGCTGCGGCACCAGTCGCAGCCTGCTGAATAG
- a CDS encoding DUF3368 domain-containing protein, with the protein MLADCAVINSGPLVALSLTGQLDLLPHLFGQFWIPQQVFHEVAVAGLGKPGASAIGDARWSAHVCVAPEPDPLLVAELDAGEAAVIALARSLTPCLVILDEKRGRRIANQIYGLPVKGTAGLLVEAYRRGLLDDVRAPLLGLKRAGYFVSDSVIEAACSAAARKN; encoded by the coding sequence ATGTTGGCTGACTGTGCAGTCATCAACTCTGGGCCATTGGTGGCGCTGTCACTAACGGGGCAACTGGATCTGTTGCCGCACTTGTTTGGCCAGTTCTGGATTCCACAGCAGGTGTTTCATGAGGTGGCCGTTGCAGGCTTGGGTAAGCCAGGCGCAAGTGCTATTGGAGATGCACGCTGGTCAGCCCATGTCTGTGTGGCACCCGAACCTGATCCGTTACTGGTTGCCGAGTTGGATGCCGGTGAAGCTGCTGTCATCGCGCTGGCACGAAGCCTTACGCCCTGTTTGGTCATACTGGATGAGAAACGCGGCCGTAGAATTGCTAACCAAATCTATGGGTTGCCGGTCAAAGGTACGGCGGGGCTGTTGGTTGAGGCCTATCGACGAGGGTTGCTGGACGATGTCCGTGCGCCTTTGCTTGGGCTCAAGCGTGCGGGGTATTTCGTTTCTGACTCGGTGATTGAGGCAGCCTGTAGCGCCGCGGCACGCAAAAACTGA